In Euphorbia lathyris chromosome 10, ddEupLath1.1, whole genome shotgun sequence, a single genomic region encodes these proteins:
- the LOC136208861 gene encoding uncharacterized protein At4g22758-like, producing the protein MLLYKPKKNQPAKGNRLLISVTVMGSAGPIRFVVNEGELVAAVIDTALKSYAREGRLPVLGSDLNAFLLYCPNAGSGAMSPWETIGSLGFRNFMLCKKPKAVKMGDEERPNTAVAQKGSGSWKSWINKSLNLKISSH; encoded by the exons atGTTGCTTTACAAGCCGAAGAAGAATCAGCCCGCTAAGGGCAACAGGCTTCTAATTAGCGTCACAGTTATGGGGAGTGCCGGGCCGATCCGATTTGTGGTGAATGAAGGAGAGCTCGTTGCTGCTGTAATTGACACGGCCTTGAAATCTTATGCTCGTGAAGGTCGCCTTCCTGTTCTTGGCTCTGATCTCAACGCTTTCTTGCTCTATTGCCCCAATGCTGGTTCTGGAG CAATGAGCCCATGGGAAACAATTGGATCACTGGGTTTTCGCAATTTCATGCTATGCAAGAAGCCAAAGGCAGTGAAGATGGGTGATGAAGAAAGACCAAATACTGCAGTTGCTCAGAAGGGGAGTGGAAGCTGGAAGTCATGGATTAATAAATCCCTCAATCTTAAAATATCTTCTCATTAG